In Elusimicrobiota bacterium, one DNA window encodes the following:
- a CDS encoding EAL domain-containing protein: MNSRLHGLLKKQYARFFKDRRGPFLWRFRSFLKAVNEAYHQDEQDRKILEHSLDLRGQEIARRNTHLQAIFQTFPDLFLVINEQEEIVEFSGASFDDTGESGRWIGRPLESFPNPDVGRRFRESLRQARAAQGPTTLEYALLAGASLGFYEARLRPMDDGQAIILIRDITGRKAALEALKASEERYALAARAANDGLWDWNLPNNRIYFSPRWKALLGYSDAELGNAPSVWIDRVHPDDVEMVKRTLSETGQPGKDALEIEYRIRHRDNTYHWALTRGLVVRDDAGAAYRLVGSQTDITTRKSAEEQLRHEAFHDKVTGLANRALFLDRLTNTLDRVKRQPGYLFAVLYVDLDRFSTINERAGHEAADRLLQAVAARLRSYARVGDTVARLGDDEFAVLLDGIANERSAVVFADRMRELIGAPCDIGPEVVNVGASLGIALNGPDSANAEMLLNEAESAMQRAKKNGKNRHEIFDRETHSRLVSKLKIESDLRQAAERGELELYYQPIFSLKDTEIIRVEALIRWNHPRRGQISPVEFIPVAEETGLILNIGDWVLQEVADQTRRWHAEGYAPIAIAVNFSPKQFQQQNLLTTVGTILSRCKHTGFPLEIEITESAAMQDVDETIKILNNLREMGVRISMDDFGVGYSSLSCLRLFPLNTLKIDRGFVEGIPGLKDNTAITNAIIGIGHSLGLSLVAEGVENEEQLNFLKSQGVEEGQGFLLGKPMPARDLAPLLRRNGKPA; the protein is encoded by the coding sequence ATGAATTCACGTCTTCATGGTCTCCTAAAAAAACAGTATGCCCGTTTCTTCAAGGACCGCCGGGGCCCGTTCCTCTGGCGGTTCCGATCCTTTTTGAAAGCCGTCAACGAAGCCTACCACCAGGACGAACAGGACCGAAAGATTCTCGAACATTCCCTGGACCTCCGGGGTCAGGAAATTGCCCGTCGAAACACCCATTTGCAGGCCATTTTCCAAACCTTCCCCGACCTCTTCTTGGTGATCAACGAGCAGGAAGAAATCGTGGAGTTCAGCGGGGCGTCCTTTGACGACACCGGCGAATCGGGGCGGTGGATCGGACGGCCCTTGGAGTCCTTCCCGAACCCCGACGTGGGTCGCCGATTTCGGGAATCCCTGCGCCAGGCCCGAGCCGCCCAGGGACCGACCACCTTGGAATACGCCCTGCTGGCCGGGGCCTCGCTCGGGTTTTACGAAGCCCGTCTTCGACCGATGGACGACGGACAAGCCATTATTTTGATTCGGGACATCACGGGCCGAAAGGCGGCCCTGGAGGCCCTGAAGGCCTCGGAAGAACGCTACGCCCTGGCCGCCCGGGCCGCCAACGACGGGCTCTGGGACTGGAACCTCCCCAACAACCGCATCTATTTTTCGCCGCGCTGGAAAGCGCTGTTGGGCTATTCCGACGCCGAGCTGGGCAACGCCCCCAGCGTGTGGATCGACCGGGTTCACCCGGACGATGTCGAGATGGTCAAACGGACCCTTTCCGAAACCGGCCAACCGGGCAAAGACGCCCTGGAAATCGAATACCGAATCCGCCACCGGGACAACACCTACCATTGGGCCTTGACCCGGGGGCTCGTCGTCCGGGACGACGCCGGGGCCGCGTACCGCCTGGTGGGGTCGCAAACCGACATCACCACCCGAAAATCCGCGGAGGAACAACTCCGCCACGAAGCCTTTCACGACAAAGTCACCGGCCTGGCCAACCGCGCCCTGTTCCTGGACCGCCTGACGAACACCCTGGACCGCGTCAAGCGCCAACCGGGGTATTTGTTCGCCGTTTTGTACGTCGACCTGGACCGTTTCAGCACCATCAACGAACGCGCGGGCCACGAAGCCGCCGACCGACTGTTGCAAGCCGTGGCCGCGCGCCTTCGGTCTTACGCCCGCGTCGGCGATACCGTGGCCCGCCTGGGCGACGATGAATTTGCCGTGCTCTTGGACGGCATCGCCAACGAGCGGTCCGCCGTGGTATTCGCCGATCGCATGCGGGAACTGATCGGCGCCCCCTGCGACATCGGCCCCGAGGTCGTCAACGTGGGGGCCAGCCTCGGCATCGCCCTCAACGGCCCCGACAGCGCCAACGCCGAAATGCTGCTCAACGAAGCCGAAAGCGCCATGCAACGCGCCAAGAAAAACGGAAAGAACCGCCACGAGATTTTCGATCGGGAGACCCACAGCCGACTGGTCTCTAAACTGAAAATCGAATCGGACCTGCGCCAGGCCGCCGAGCGCGGCGAATTGGAACTCTACTACCAGCCGATCTTTTCCTTAAAGGACACCGAAATCATCCGGGTCGAAGCGTTGATCCGATGGAACCATCCTCGCCGGGGGCAAATTTCGCCCGTGGAATTCATCCCCGTGGCGGAAGAAACCGGCCTCATTTTAAACATCGGCGATTGGGTCCTTCAGGAAGTCGCCGATCAGACGCGGCGCTGGCACGCCGAAGGCTACGCCCCCATCGCGATCGCGGTCAATTTCTCCCCCAAGCAGTTCCAACAGCAAAACCTTCTGACGACGGTGGGCACGATTCTCAGCCGGTGCAAACACACCGGGTTCCCCCTGGAGATCGAAATCACCGAAAGCGCCGCCATGCAGGACGTGGACGAAACCATCAAGATTTTGAACAACCTCCGGGAGATGGGCGTCCGCATCTCCATGGACGATTTCGGCGTGGGCTACTCTTCCCTGAGTTGCCTGCGCTTGTTCCCTTTGAACACGCTGAAAATCGACCGGGGGTTCGTCGAAGGCATTCCGGGTTTGAAAGACAACACCGCCATCACCAACGCCATCATCGGCATCGGCCACAGCCTGGGGCTTTCCCTCGTGGCCGAGGGCGTCGAAAACGAAGAACAGCTCAATTTCCTCAAATCCCAGGGCGTGGAGGAAGGCCAAGGGTTCCTTCTCGGAAAACCCATGCCCGCCCGGGACCTCGCCCCTCTCCTCCGCCGCAACGGCAAACCCGCCTAA
- a CDS encoding acyltransferase, translated as MEENRDRALARMAEAPADVYVLPELAFTGYHFDRPEEIAALAEPAADGPSGRAVGDFCRKKKAWAVFGLAESAGGRVFNAAALWGPTGLVGVYRKIHLFGREKGLFSPGDGPFPVWSLPPGRIGLMICFDWFFPESMRALALAGAQIVLHPANLVLPNCPQAMITRCLENRVFAATADRVGEETCGAGTLRFIGQSQILSPRGEVLQRLGTAEGAAVVDVCPAEADDKRLSSGNDLFAERRPEFYPRG; from the coding sequence GTGGAAGAGAACCGTGACCGGGCCCTGGCGCGGATGGCGGAGGCCCCGGCCGACGTGTACGTGCTCCCCGAGCTGGCCTTTACCGGGTATCATTTCGACCGCCCAGAGGAAATCGCCGCTCTGGCCGAGCCCGCCGCCGACGGTCCCTCCGGCCGGGCGGTGGGCGATTTCTGCCGGAAGAAAAAAGCGTGGGCCGTTTTCGGGTTGGCCGAGTCCGCCGGCGGGCGGGTCTTTAACGCGGCCGCCCTGTGGGGTCCGACGGGGCTGGTCGGCGTTTACCGGAAAATCCATTTGTTCGGCCGGGAAAAAGGGCTTTTTTCCCCGGGGGACGGCCCGTTCCCCGTTTGGTCCCTCCCGCCCGGGCGGATCGGCCTGATGATTTGTTTCGATTGGTTCTTCCCCGAGTCCATGCGCGCCCTGGCCCTGGCCGGCGCCCAAATCGTTTTGCACCCCGCCAACTTGGTCCTTCCGAATTGTCCCCAGGCCATGATCACCCGTTGTTTGGAAAACCGCGTGTTCGCGGCCACGGCGGATCGGGTGGGCGAGGAGACCTGTGGGGCGGGGACGCTTCGGTTCATCGGCCAAAGCCAGATCCTGTCCCCTCGGGGAGAGGTGCTGCAGCGGTTGGGGACGGCGGAGGGCGCGGCGGTGGTCGACGTTTGTCCGGCCGAGGCCGACGACAAGCGATTGTCCTCGGGAAACGACCTGTTTGCGGAGCGGCGTCCGGAGTTTTATCCCAGGGGTTAG
- a CDS encoding sulfate ABC transporter ATP-binding protein, whose translation MSIEVRGLTKRFGAFKAVDDVSFRLDSGSLVALLGPSGSGKSTLLRMIAGLERPDAGDILLTGEEATTQSARERNVGFVFQHYALFKHMTIWDNIAFGLAVRRTPVEEIRERVRELLKLVQLEGYEKRFPSQLSGGQRQRVALARALAPRPRVLLLDEPFGALDAKVRDELRGWIRRLHEEAHVTTLFVTHDQQEAMEISGKILVMAQGRIEQEGTPFEIFDHPATQFVAQFVGETNHVDSVINQPELALWGPFRFTVAGPAVGAQVRIYFRPNDVYLSSAPETLQVEGTIVKTRFRGPLIEHSVDVGADRPIVAHVPKGVSLASGFDVGRRVYVGITAYHSFPVPTGAA comes from the coding sequence ATGAGCATCGAAGTGCGGGGATTGACCAAAAGGTTCGGCGCTTTCAAGGCGGTGGACGACGTGTCCTTCCGTTTGGACTCCGGTTCCTTGGTCGCTCTCCTGGGTCCCTCGGGGTCCGGCAAAAGCACCCTCCTGCGCATGATCGCGGGGTTGGAGCGGCCGGACGCTGGCGACATCCTCCTGACCGGGGAGGAGGCCACCACCCAATCCGCTCGGGAACGAAACGTCGGCTTCGTTTTCCAGCACTACGCCCTTTTCAAACACATGACCATCTGGGACAACATCGCCTTCGGCTTGGCGGTGCGGCGTACCCCCGTGGAGGAAATTCGGGAACGTGTTCGTGAATTGTTAAAACTCGTTCAATTGGAAGGTTACGAAAAACGGTTTCCGTCCCAACTTTCGGGCGGCCAGCGTCAACGGGTGGCCCTGGCCCGGGCCCTGGCGCCTCGGCCCCGGGTCCTGCTCCTGGACGAACCCTTCGGCGCGCTGGACGCCAAGGTGCGGGACGAACTGCGGGGGTGGATTCGGCGCCTGCACGAGGAGGCCCACGTCACCACCCTTTTTGTGACCCACGACCAGCAGGAGGCCATGGAAATTTCCGGAAAAATCTTGGTGATGGCCCAAGGGCGCATTGAGCAGGAAGGCACGCCCTTCGAAATTTTCGACCATCCGGCCACCCAGTTCGTCGCCCAGTTCGTCGGGGAAACGAATCACGTGGATTCCGTTATCAATCAACCCGAACTGGCCCTTTGGGGCCCTTTTCGATTCACGGTCGCCGGCCCCGCCGTGGGCGCCCAGGTCCGCATCTATTTCCGACCCAACGACGTGTATCTGAGCTCCGCGCCCGAAACTCTCCAGGTGGAAGGCACGATCGTAAAAACGCGGTTTCGGGGGCCATTGATTGAACATTCCGTGGACGTGGGGGCCGACCGGCCCATCGTGGCCCACGTGCCCAAGGGCGTCTCCCTGGCCAGCGGCTTCGACGTGGGCCGGCGGGTCTACGTGGGCATCACGGCGTACCACTCTTTTCCCGTGCCGACGGGGGCCGCGTGA
- the cysC gene encoding adenylyl-sulfate kinase, which yields MTGGARVHKNLTRHSGKVSPERRREKLGQRGSVIWFTGLSGSGKSTVAREVEALLVESGRNAAVLDGDNVRLGLNKDAALLAAAGYGESAARRFGLGFSAEDRTENIRRVGEVAKLFAENNVVALTAFISPFRADRDLVRALMPKGAFFEVHVAAPLAVCEARDPKGLYKKARAGAVGEFTGIASPYEPPRSPELVLHSDRETPAESAHRVLALLKRKGVL from the coding sequence GTGACCGGCGGCGCCCGCGTTCACAAAAACTTAACCCGGCACTCCGGGAAGGTCTCCCCGGAGCGCCGGCGGGAGAAATTGGGTCAGCGGGGCTCCGTGATTTGGTTCACGGGCCTCTCCGGGTCCGGCAAGTCCACCGTGGCGCGGGAGGTGGAGGCGCTCCTGGTGGAGAGCGGCCGAAACGCCGCGGTGTTGGACGGCGACAACGTGCGCCTCGGTTTGAACAAAGACGCCGCGCTCCTGGCCGCGGCGGGCTACGGCGAATCGGCGGCCCGGCGGTTCGGACTGGGGTTTTCCGCCGAGGATCGGACGGAGAACATTCGCCGGGTGGGTGAAGTGGCCAAGCTTTTCGCGGAGAACAACGTCGTGGCCTTGACCGCCTTCATTTCGCCCTTTCGGGCCGACCGGGATCTGGTGCGGGCCCTGATGCCGAAAGGGGCTTTTTTTGAAGTGCACGTGGCCGCGCCCCTGGCGGTCTGCGAGGCCCGGGACCCCAAGGGCCTCTACAAAAAAGCCCGGGCCGGCGCGGTGGGGGAATTTACCGGGATCGCCTCGCCTTACGAGCCGCCCCGGTCGCCGGAACTCGTTCTCCACAGCGACCGGGAAACCCCGGCGGAAAGCGCCCATCGGGTCCTGGCGCTTTTAAAACGCAAGGGCGTCCTTTAG
- a CDS encoding sulfatase-like hydrolase/transferase, with protein sequence MTVFENPFQRQWILVRRWLRSSGRDVMDSTRESVGSLEAKTGAALFGLLWLWGRLGGGGGPMPSPADAEIFHWARSSAPGWAWAGQGVALLLHLAVGLTWGVVFRNAWDFIGDLWKPLRRARWTIPRQIAIAALGVFFFHTAVLMRDAARHPALYLHLAEGRRFIARGAFLLLADGRPLWLRWPLTAGAFLGILSAALNVVRRVGMWFWGFNRPTRLAIAVLGSFLTLSAVGFRAVWVAQLTPNTGPNAVVLVLDGLRSDRLFRADGGSPAPRLVRWMARGRSFARCVPPAAETDCSLMTFLTGQTPLRHGVRNRFASGGDARLGAEALPLVLRANEFRTGALADAGGDLYGRLEEDFDEVRAPVRNARSVLVRRALEGSLPLLPYLSGRGGRALFSPLRGSGPLADPDLLAGEAADWLHAHRFDSRFFLVVHASVLTETAAPVNARAWRYWRSRARGASRASDTGGRFDERTLYDANLAALDNALGFLADALKADGFEENTLVAVWSPRGAALSPVERERAAALAGPVFDAAPFALMEPHLRSGARRLPGFVRAHDVAPTLLDELRLPVPQAMEGVPVFEGAPAVDDAAVAYSETDGLTGGPFSLPPAKALTVEDRDAPGRLMLDPAYVDRVLVGKRRALRWPDETLVYVPAADGVRFQYFREDAASQGDLSGNRLWTARVRDLKEIFYRYLSREVGWRPQNEYWLPEALLREEPFDPGDRRRGS encoded by the coding sequence GTGACCGTCTTCGAGAATCCTTTTCAGCGGCAATGGATCCTTGTCCGCCGTTGGCTCCGCTCCAGCGGCCGGGACGTCATGGACTCCACCCGGGAATCCGTCGGCTCCCTGGAGGCCAAAACGGGTGCCGCCCTTTTTGGCTTGTTGTGGCTGTGGGGCCGTCTCGGGGGGGGCGGCGGACCGATGCCGTCCCCGGCCGACGCGGAAATATTCCATTGGGCCCGGTCCTCGGCTCCGGGGTGGGCGTGGGCGGGGCAAGGGGTGGCGTTGCTTCTTCATCTGGCCGTCGGTTTAACCTGGGGGGTGGTGTTTCGAAACGCCTGGGATTTCATCGGGGACCTGTGGAAACCCCTTCGGCGGGCCCGGTGGACGATCCCTCGGCAAATCGCCATTGCCGCCCTGGGTGTTTTTTTCTTTCACACGGCCGTTCTGATGCGGGACGCCGCGCGGCACCCGGCCCTCTATCTTCATCTGGCCGAGGGGCGTCGGTTCATCGCCCGCGGCGCCTTCCTTCTTCTGGCCGACGGTCGACCGCTCTGGCTGCGGTGGCCGCTCACGGCGGGGGCCTTTCTGGGCATTTTGTCCGCGGCGCTCAACGTCGTTCGCCGCGTGGGAATGTGGTTTTGGGGGTTCAACCGTCCGACCCGCTTGGCCATCGCCGTCCTCGGTTCGTTCTTGACGCTTTCCGCCGTCGGTTTTCGCGCGGTGTGGGTGGCGCAATTGACCCCGAACACGGGTCCCAACGCCGTCGTGTTGGTTCTCGACGGCCTTCGTTCGGATCGTCTTTTTCGGGCCGACGGCGGAAGCCCGGCGCCCCGTTTGGTTCGATGGATGGCCCGGGGGCGAAGTTTTGCGCGGTGCGTTCCTCCAGCCGCAGAAACGGACTGTTCGTTGATGACGTTCCTGACCGGCCAAACGCCCCTTCGGCATGGGGTCCGGAACCGCTTCGCCTCGGGGGGGGACGCTCGCCTTGGGGCCGAAGCGCTTCCGCTCGTCTTGCGCGCCAACGAATTTCGCACGGGGGCGCTCGCGGACGCGGGGGGCGATTTGTACGGCCGCCTGGAGGAGGATTTCGACGAGGTGCGCGCGCCCGTGCGCAACGCGCGATCGGTCTTGGTCCGACGCGCCCTGGAAGGGTCGCTCCCCCTGTTGCCCTATTTGTCCGGCCGCGGGGGACGCGCGCTGTTTTCACCGCTTCGGGGGTCCGGTCCTTTGGCGGACCCCGACCTCCTGGCCGGGGAAGCGGCGGACTGGCTGCACGCCCACCGGTTTGACTCCCGTTTTTTCCTCGTGGTGCACGCGTCTGTTTTAACGGAAACAGCCGCGCCGGTCAACGCCCGCGCGTGGCGGTACTGGCGGTCCCGGGCCCGGGGCGCCTCTCGGGCCTCGGACACGGGGGGGCGGTTTGATGAACGAACCCTTTACGACGCGAACCTTGCCGCCCTGGACAACGCGCTGGGGTTTCTGGCGGACGCGTTGAAGGCCGACGGGTTCGAGGAAAACACGCTGGTGGCCGTCTGGTCGCCCCGCGGCGCCGCGCTCTCGCCGGTGGAACGGGAGCGGGCCGCCGCGTTGGCCGGGCCCGTTTTCGACGCGGCGCCCTTCGCCCTGATGGAGCCGCACCTCCGGTCGGGCGCCCGTCGTCTCCCCGGGTTTGTGCGCGCCCACGACGTGGCCCCGACCCTCTTGGACGAATTGCGGCTCCCGGTTCCGCAAGCCATGGAGGGCGTCCCCGTGTTCGAAGGCGCCCCCGCGGTGGACGACGCCGCCGTGGCCTACAGCGAAACCGATGGATTGACGGGCGGGCCCTTTTCGTTGCCGCCGGCGAAGGCGCTGACGGTGGAAGACCGGGACGCCCCCGGCCGGTTGATGCTCGACCCCGCTTACGTGGACCGGGTGTTGGTGGGCAAACGCCGGGCGCTCCGGTGGCCCGACGAAACGTTGGTGTACGTCCCCGCCGCGGACGGAGTTCGATTCCAGTATTTTCGAGAGGACGCGGCCTCCCAAGGGGATTTGTCGGGCAACCGACTCTGGACCGCCCGCGTCCGAGATTTGAAAGAGATCTTTTACCGGTATTTGTCCCGCGAGGTGGGCTGGCGTCCGCAAAACGAGTATTGGCTGCCCGAGGCGCTGCTGCGGGAGGAGCCCTTCGACCCCGGGGACCGTCGCCGTGGATCGTAA
- a CDS encoding saccharopine dehydrogenase NADP-binding domain-containing protein: MSRGYAYIVLGAGKQGMAAAFELALFGRASTVTLADASLPLARAAVQRLQSLIGKELQQNGTALRSRRVDGRRATDLAKAIDGHRGAFSALPYFLNPAAARAAIASGAHYVDLGGHFDTTQEILKLERSAQKSGVTVTPDCGVAPGLCNVLAARGIEQLDRTDEVRMYCGGLPQHPHPPLGYKLVFSMEGVLGNYFGKSYELQEGRVVLVPSFERREELDFGPPLGRLEGVVTGGATSTCPWTYEGRVQSYSYKTLRYPGHFEKIQALKDLGLLDAEPVRVDGQWVSPRRLFIKLAEERLRFPGERDLLVMRVAVRGTKGGASTEITYNVLEYEDVKTGFSAMQRTTGFPAAVVLEMLVQGEVAKPGVVPIEKLVPPKTYLDVVQRRGIKITEKTTAPGV; the protein is encoded by the coding sequence GTGAGTCGAGGCTACGCTTACATCGTGCTCGGCGCCGGCAAACAAGGCATGGCCGCGGCCTTCGAATTGGCCCTTTTTGGACGGGCCTCCACGGTCACTTTGGCCGACGCGTCCCTCCCCCTGGCGCGCGCCGCGGTTCAACGCCTCCAGTCCCTCATCGGCAAGGAACTCCAACAAAACGGAACCGCCCTCCGTTCCCGGCGGGTGGACGGCCGCCGCGCCACCGACCTGGCCAAAGCCATCGACGGCCATCGGGGCGCCTTCAGCGCTTTGCCTTATTTTCTCAACCCCGCCGCCGCCCGGGCGGCCATCGCCTCCGGGGCCCATTACGTCGATTTGGGAGGGCACTTCGACACGACGCAGGAAATATTGAAGTTGGAGCGGAGCGCGCAAAAATCCGGGGTGACCGTCACGCCGGATTGCGGCGTGGCCCCCGGCTTGTGCAACGTGTTGGCCGCCCGGGGCATCGAACAGTTGGACCGGACCGACGAGGTGCGCATGTACTGCGGCGGTCTTCCCCAACATCCCCACCCGCCGCTGGGGTACAAATTGGTGTTCAGCATGGAGGGGGTCCTGGGCAATTATTTCGGGAAGTCCTACGAACTGCAGGAGGGCCGCGTGGTCCTGGTGCCCTCCTTTGAACGCCGGGAAGAATTGGATTTCGGACCGCCCCTGGGCCGCCTGGAAGGGGTGGTCACCGGCGGAGCGACGTCGACCTGCCCCTGGACCTACGAAGGGCGGGTGCAATCCTACAGCTACAAAACCCTGCGCTACCCCGGCCACTTTGAAAAAATCCAGGCCCTCAAGGATTTGGGCCTCCTGGACGCCGAGCCGGTGCGGGTGGACGGGCAATGGGTGTCGCCGCGGCGATTGTTCATCAAACTCGCGGAGGAACGATTGCGATTTCCGGGCGAAAGGGATCTGTTGGTGATGCGGGTGGCGGTGCGGGGAACCAAAGGCGGGGCTTCGACCGAAATCACCTACAACGTTTTGGAGTATGAGGATGTCAAAACGGGGTTCTCGGCCATGCAGCGAACCACGGGATTTCCCGCGGCCGTCGTCTTGGAAATGTTGGTGCAAGGCGAGGTGGCCAAACCCGGCGTCGTGCCCATTGAAAAATTGGTCCCGCCCAAAACCTATCTGGACGTCGTCCAGCGGCGGGGAATCAAAATCACCGAGAAGACGACCGCCCCGGGCGTTTAA